Proteins encoded by one window of Nicotiana tabacum cultivar K326 chromosome 10, ASM71507v2, whole genome shotgun sequence:
- the LOC142165149 gene encoding uncharacterized protein LOC142165149, with the protein MAVLTFATRLFIRLLKKYGVKHKVAIPYHPHSSGQVEVSNRGIKNILAKIVNANRTDWSRKLDDALWPYRTTFMTPIGTSLYLFVFGKACHLPVELEQKAIWALKKLNLDWAKAENLRMTQLNEMEEFHLHAYESEAMYKERLKFVHNKKILKREFKSGDLVLLFKSRLKLFPGKLKSKWSGPFKVVSVSSYCAI; encoded by the coding sequence ATGGCggttctcacttttgcaacaaggcttttcaTCAGGCTGCTCAAAAAGTATGGCGTAAAGCACAAGGTGGCCATACCTTATCATCCTCATTCGAGTGGTCAGGTTGAAGTCTCTAACAGGGGAATCAAAAACATCCTAGCAAAAATTGTCAATGCAAATAGAACTGACtggtcaaggaagctagatgatgcgTTGTGGCCATATCGCACAACATTTATGACTCCTATTGGCACCTCATTGTACCTGTTTGTTTTTGGTAAGGCGTGTCACTTACCAGTGGAGCTTGAACAAAAAGCCATATGGGCATTGaaaaagttgaatcttgattgggccAAAGCTGAAAACCTAAGAATGACACAACTCAATGAGATGGAAGAATTCCATCTTCATGCCTATGAGAGTGAAGCCATGTATAAGGAGAGATTGAAATTTGTTCATAACAAGAAGATTTTGAAGCGTGAATTCAAATCCGGAGACTTGGTCTTACTCTTCAAATCAAGACTCAAGTTATTTCCGGGcaaactcaaatccaaatggtCTGGCCCGTTCAAAGTTGTGAGTGTGTCCTCCTATTGTGCTATTTAA